The DNA segment cccccccccccccccccccccccccccccccccccccccccccccccccccccccccccccccccccccccccccccccccccccccccccccccccccccccccccccccccccccccccccccccccccccccccccccccccccccccccccccccccccccccccccccccccccccccccccccccccccccccccccccccccccccccccccccccccccccccccccccccccccccccccccccccccccccccccccccccccccccccccccccccccccccccccccccccccccccccccccccccccccccccccccccccccccccccccccccccccccccccccccccccccccccccccccccccccccccccccccccccccccccccccccccccccccccccccccccccccccccccccccccccccccccccccccccccccccccccccccccccccccccccccccccccccccccccccccccccccccccccccccccccccccccccccccccccccccccccccccccccccccccccccccccccccccccccccccccccccccccccccccccccccccccccccccccccccccccccccccccccccccccccccccccccccccccccccccccccccccccccccccccccccccccccccccccccccccccccccccccccccccccccccccccccccccccccccccccccccccccccccccccccccccccccccccccccccccccccccccccccccccccccccccccccccccccccccccccccccccccccccccccccccccccccccccccccccccccccccccccccccccccccccccccccccccccccccccccccccccccccccccccccccccccccccccccccccccccccccccccccccccccccccccccccccccccccccccccccccccccccccccccccccccccccccccccccccccccccccccccccccccccccccccccccccccccccccccccccccccccccccccccccccccccccccccccccccccccccccccccccccccccccccccccccccccccccccccccccccccccccccccccccccccccccccccccccccccccccccccccccccccccccccccccccccccccccccccccccccccccccccccccccccccccccccccccccccccccccccccccccccccccccccccccccccccccccccccccccccccccccccccccccccccccccccccccccccccccccccccccccccccccccccccccccccccccccccccccccccccccccccccccccccccccccccccccccccccccccccccccccccccccccccccccccccccccccccccccccccccccccccccccccccccccccccccccccccccccccccccccccccccccccccccccccccccccccccccccccccccccccccccccccccccccccccccccccccccccccccccccccccccccccccccccccccccccccccccccccccccccccccccccccccccccccccccccccccccccccccccccccccccccccccccccccccccccccccccccccccccccccccccccccccccccccccccccccccccccccccccccccccccccccccccccccccccccccccccccccccccccccccccccccccccccccccccccccccccccccccccccccccccccccccccccccccccccccccccccccccccccccccccccccccccccccccccccccccccccccccccccccccccccccccccccccccccccccccccccccccccccccccccccccccccccccccccccccccccccccccccccccccccccccccccccccccccccccccccccccccccccccccccccccccccccccccccccccccccccccccccccccccccccccccccccccccccccccccccccccccccccccccccccccccccccccccccccccccccccccccccccccccccccccccccccccccccccccccccccccccccccccccccccccccccccccccccccccccccccccccccccccccccccccccccccccccccccccccccccccccccccccccccccccccccccccccccccccccccccccccccccccccccccccccccccccccccccccccccccccccccccccccccccccccccccccccccccccccccccccccccccccccccccccccccccccccccccccccccccccccccccccccccccccccccccccccccccccccccccccccccccccccccccccccccccccccccccccccccccccccccccccccccccccccccccccccccccccccccccccccccccccccccccccccccccccccccccccccccccccccccccccccccccccccccccccccccccccccccccccccccccccccccccccccccccccccccccccccccccccccccccccccccccccccccccccccccccccccccccccccccccccccccccccccccccccccccccccccccccccccccccccccccccccccccccccccccccccccccccccccccccccccccccccccccccccccccccccccccccccccccccccccccccccccccccccccccccccccccccccccccccccccccccccccccccccccccccccccccccccccccccccccccccccccccccccccccccccccccccccccccccccccccccccccccccccccccccccccccccccccccccccccccccccccccccccccccccccccccccccccccccccccccccccccccccccccccccccccccccccccccccccccccccccccccccccccccccccccccccccccccccccccccccccccccccccccccccccccccccccccccccccccccccccccccccccccccccccccccccccccccccccccccccccccccccccccccccccccccccccccccccccccccccccccccccccccccccccccccccccccccccccccccccccccccccccccccccccccccccccccccccccccccccccccccccccccccccccccccccccccccccccccccccccccccccccccccccccccccccccccccccccccccccccccccccccccccccccccccccccccccccccccccccccccccccccccccccccccccccccccccccccccccccccccccccccccccccccccccccccccccccccccccccccccccccccccccccccccccccccccccccccccccccccccccccccccccccccccccccccccccccccccccccccccccccccccccccccccccccccccccccccccccccccccccccccccccccccccccccccccccccccccccccccccccccccccccccccccccccccccccccccccccccccccccccccccccccccccccccccccccccccccccccccccccccccccccccccccccccccccccccccccccccccccccccccccccccgccgccgctgCCTCGGCCGCCACGGCGCCCGCCTCCGCCGCCGAGCCCGCGGGCGGCAGCAGCGCCGGCGCGTTGTCGTTCTCGTCCAGCACGAAGAGCTGCACCGTGGCGTTGCCGCAGAGCGGCGGCTCCCCCGCGTCCACCGCGCGCACCTCGaactgcagcacctgcagctgctcgTAGTCCAAGGGCTGCAGCGCCCACAGGCGCCCGCTCTCCGCGTCCAGCGCCACGTAGCTCGACGCCGCTCGCCAGCCGCTCGGAGGcgcggccccgccgccgcccgcGCCGCCCTCCCACAGCGAGTAGCTGACGCGCCCGTTGCCCGCCTCGTCCGGGTCCCGCGCCCACAGCCGCGCCAGCTCCGCGCCCGCCGCGTTGTTCTCCCGCGCCAGCACCGTGTACACGGCCTGCGCGAACGACGGCGCGTTGTCGTTCACGTCCGACACCGGCAGCCGCAGCCCGCGGCTGGCGCGCAGCGCCGGCGCCCCGCCGTCCTCCGCACGCACCTCCACCTCGTACTCCGACACCCGCTCCCGGTCCAGCGCCTCGCGCAGCACCAGCGAGTACGAGCCCGCGAACGTCGCCTCCAGCCCGAACGGCAGCGCCGGCCACACCCAGCAGCGCACGCGCCCGTTCGCCCCCGAGTCTCGGTCCGACACGCTCAGCAGGGCCACCACCGTCCCCACCGACGCGTCCTCCGACACCGGCACCGACAGCGACGTCACCCAAACCTCCGGCGCGTTGTCGTTCACgtccagcacctccagcaccacCTTGCAGTGACCCGACAGCGAGGGTGTTCCTTGGTCTCTCGCTTCAATACGGAAATTGAATACATTTTCTAACTCGAAGTCTAGGGCTGCAGTGAGATGAATCTCCCCTGTCTTTGGATTAACTGAAATCACATCTCGTCCACTCGGGGGAATGAAGCTCGTCACGGCATAGACCACTTCGCTATTGCTTCCTTCATCCGCATCTGTGGCATTCACCCGCGCCACGAGCGTCCCGACGGCAGCATTTTCCGACAACTGCACTTGATACACAGACTGATTGAATTGGGGCGCGTTGTCGTTCGCGTCCACCACCGAGATCACCAGCTCCATGGTGCCTGTCAGAGACGGCCGGCCCCCGTCACTCGCCGTCAGCACCAACCGATGCACGGGAATCGTCTCGCGGTCCAGAGATTTCGTTAATACAAGTTCAAGTTCATTATTTCCATCATTCGATTTTTGTAAATCCAGAGAGAAATGTTCCGTGGGGCTGAGTGTGTAGGAGAGCTGCGCGTTCGCTCCGATATCCGCATCCGACGCGCCCTCCAGCGGGAAACGAGACCCCGGCACTGATGATTCCGCGATGCTGAGGTTTTTTCGGGCGGCGGGGAAGACGGGGGCATTGTCGTTGATGTCGGTGACCTCGAGCTGCACATGGAAGACGCGCAGCGGCcgctccagcagcacctccaggcGCAGCGCGCACGGCGCGCTCTTGCCGCACAGCTCCTCGCGGTCCAGCCGCGAGCTCACCAGCAGCGCGCCGCTCGCCCCGCTCACCTCCACGCTCGCCCGCCGGCCCTGCGCCACCAGCCGCAGCCGCCGCGCCTCCGCCTCGCCCGCCTCCAGGCCCAGGTCCTGCGCCAGACGGCCCACCACCGTGCCGGCCTTGGCTTCCTCCGGCACCGAGTAGCGCACCTGCCCGCCCGCCAGCGCCCACGCcgcctgcagcaccagcagctgcagcacggCTCCCCACCGCATCGCCGCCGCTGTCGCCTCCGGTCCCTTCTCTCGCCCTGACCGGCTCTCCACCACTGTCGTAACGTCCACCTTAGGGTCTCCCTGAGAATAGCCGCACGCCGCTCCAATTTCTCTGCGCCCCGCCCGGGCCGGTCCGCCGCATCCTTCCTCCCGCTGACAGCACAGTGACTGAGGCTCGGGGAGGAGCTGCCGCCCTCCGGTGTCTCCGGGCGCCTTCGCGGCCAACAGCGGCACCTGGTGTCCGACCGCGGCTCCTTCCGTGAGCCGAgccttcctctgctgccctccTCCCGCTGCCGCACCGGCTCCGTGCGGGGATGGACCTGCCGTGGctccggccccccccccccccccccccccccccccccccccccccccccccccccccccccccccccccccccccccccccccccccccccccccccccccccccccccccccccccccccccccccccccccccccccccccccccccccccccccccccccccccccccccccccccccccccccccccccccccccccccccccccccccccccccccccc comes from the Ficedula albicollis isolate OC2 unplaced genomic scaffold, FicAlb1.5 N00838, whole genome shotgun sequence genome and includes:
- the LOC101820394 gene encoding protocadherin alpha-2-like, whose protein sequence is MRWGAVLQLLVLQAAWALAGGQVRYSVPEEAKAGTVVGRLAQDLGLEAGEAEARRLRLVAQGRRASVEVSGASGALLVSSRLDREELCGKSAPCALRLEVLLERPLRVFHVQLEVTDINDNAPVFPAARKNLSIAESSVPGSRFPLEGASDADIGANAQLSYTLSPTEHFSLDLQKSNDGNNELELVLTKSLDRETIPVHRLVLTASDGGRPSLTGTMELVISVVDANDNAPQFNQSVYQVQLSENAAVGTLVARVNATDADEGSNSEVVYAVTSFIPPSGRDVISVNPKTGEIHLTAALDFELENVFNFRIEARDQGTPSLSGHCKVVLEVLDVNDNAPEVWVTSLSVPVSEDASVGTVVALLSVSDRDSGANGRVRCWVWPALPFGLEATFAGSYSLVLREALDRERVSEYEVEVRAEDGGAPALRASRGLRLPVSDVNDNAPSFAQAVYTVLARENNAAGAELARLWARDPDEAGNGRVSYSLWEGGAGGGGAAPPSGWRAASSYVALDAESGRLWALQPLDYEQLQVLQFEVRAVDAGEPPLCGNATVQLFVLDENDNAPALLPPAGSAAEAGAKPPSSAGPGSGSGTLWAWAAWGAPAGQVLAKIRAVDADSGYNAWLRYELWEPRGKGPFRVGLYSGEVSTARPLDEADGPRHRLLIVVRDHGEPARSATATLSVSLLEPAEAALAAAAGSSAASGSRSAAPVELGAAAAAAATNVWLVVAICAVSSLFLLALVLYGASRWAPRAAVLSAPGPTTLVCASEVGSWSYSQRHSRSLCVADGAPKSDLMVFSPNFPPPPPGAAPKDTQPEPSALLDTVSDTALFSSLTPIQPFCPSRCSGSVRIQGRFTRPERDECLTGA